A part of Melioribacteraceae bacterium genomic DNA contains:
- the rimM gene encoding ribosome maturation factor RimM (Essential for efficient processing of 16S rRNA), producing MDQFVLIAKIIALHGSDGFLVINSFSDFSERFYDLEKVFIEFFGTKKEFDVEEVDKRKGKYLLKLSGFSSADDAKIFIGRNVFIEEINSVELSDDSYFIHDLIGCSVFKEKVLLGSVTDVLVLPANDVYVIECEDNRKILLPAIKDCIKKIDPVKKRIDLVPGCELLYDDEN from the coding sequence GTGGATCAATTTGTTTTAATAGCCAAAATTATTGCTCTGCATGGCTCAGATGGTTTTCTGGTTATAAATTCCTTTTCTGATTTTAGTGAGAGATTTTACGACCTGGAAAAGGTCTTTATTGAATTCTTCGGCACTAAAAAAGAATTTGATGTCGAAGAAGTAGATAAAAGAAAAGGTAAATATTTGCTTAAACTCAGTGGATTCTCTTCCGCTGATGATGCTAAAATATTTATCGGCAGGAATGTTTTTATTGAAGAGATTAACTCCGTCGAATTGTCCGATGATTCCTATTTCATTCACGATTTGATAGGGTGTAGTGTCTTTAAAGAAAAAGTTCTTTTGGGTTCTGTTACGGACGTCCTTGTTTTACCGGCAAACGATGTCTATGTGATCGAGTGCGAAGATAATAGAAAAATTTTATTACCGGCAATCAAAGACTGTATAAAAAAAATAGATCCGGTTAAGAAAAGAATTGATTTAGTTCCCGGCTGCGAACTTCTATATGACGATGAGAATTGA
- a CDS encoding polymer-forming cytoskeletal protein, which yields MSVKKETHAEDVSIISSGVIIDGNLQSEGNVRIDGIINGNVAVSGNLTIGDSSRIKGEIKARNISMSGKVEGKVVVAEKLRLESKSVLQGDLMAKILIIEEGALFDGTSSMNQNNSNS from the coding sequence ATGTCAGTCAAAAAAGAGACACATGCTGAAGATGTTAGCATTATCAGCAGTGGAGTTATTATTGACGGTAACCTGCAGAGTGAAGGAAATGTCCGAATCGATGGAATTATTAATGGTAATGTGGCCGTTAGCGGTAATCTTACAATTGGAGATTCTTCAAGGATCAAAGGTGAAATAAAAGCCCGCAATATTTCTATGAGCGGGAAAGTTGAAGGTAAAGTAGTTGTTGCTGAAAAACTCCGCCTTGAATCTAAATCGGTTTTGCAGGGCGACCTGATGGCCAAAATTCTGATTATCGAAGAAGGTGCTCTCTTCGATGGCACAAGTTCTATGAATCAGAACAACTCCAATTCTTAA
- the ffh gene encoding signal recognition particle protein produces MLEDLTEKLERTLKKITGQGKLSESNISDTLREIRRVLLDADVNYKVAKQFIDDVKEKALGKEVLASVTPGQLITKIIYDELTVLLGSKGAELTLNPSGITTIMLIGLQGCGKTTFSAKLANYLKNRKRNVLLVAADVYRPAAVEQLKILGTQISVPVFTIPDSKDPVKIASEALIYAKENGLNTVIVDTAGRLHIDEEMMNEAAAIKAKVNPTETLFVVDSMTGQDAVNSAKAFHDKVDFDGIVVTKLDGDSRGGCVLSIRAVVNRPVKFTSLGEKLDSIELFYPDRLASRILGKGDVISLVEKAQQQIDEKEAEDLEKKLLTNRFDFDDFLKQIKMIKKMGSLKSLLAMVPGVGSAVKNADIDDKQIVKVESIIQSMTLKERANPKILNGSRRKRIARGSGNTIQDVNRLIKQFEEMQRMVKMLSSKSGKSGLMNLKNFRNN; encoded by the coding sequence ATGCTCGAAGATTTAACTGAAAAACTTGAACGTACTTTAAAAAAAATTACCGGGCAGGGGAAACTATCTGAATCGAATATCTCCGATACCCTGCGCGAAATAAGACGCGTTCTTTTAGATGCTGATGTTAATTATAAGGTCGCCAAACAGTTTATTGACGACGTTAAAGAGAAAGCTCTTGGCAAAGAAGTACTTGCATCTGTTACTCCGGGGCAGCTCATCACCAAAATTATTTACGATGAACTGACAGTTCTTCTTGGAAGTAAAGGCGCCGAACTTACACTTAATCCGTCCGGCATTACAACTATAATGCTGATCGGATTACAGGGTTGCGGTAAAACTACTTTTAGCGCCAAGCTTGCTAATTATCTTAAAAATAGAAAAAGAAATGTTCTTTTAGTTGCTGCTGACGTTTACCGCCCTGCTGCAGTTGAACAGTTGAAGATTCTCGGAACACAGATCTCAGTTCCGGTCTTCACTATTCCCGACAGCAAAGATCCGGTAAAAATTGCTTCCGAAGCTCTGATTTATGCTAAGGAAAACGGGCTCAATACCGTCATTGTCGATACGGCCGGACGGCTTCATATTGATGAAGAAATGATGAATGAAGCTGCCGCAATTAAAGCTAAGGTCAATCCGACCGAAACTTTATTCGTTGTCGATTCTATGACCGGTCAGGACGCTGTGAATTCCGCTAAAGCTTTTCACGATAAGGTCGACTTCGACGGAATCGTTGTAACAAAGCTCGACGGCGATTCAAGAGGCGGATGTGTCCTCTCTATCCGTGCTGTTGTAAATCGTCCGGTTAAATTCACAAGTCTTGGTGAAAAACTCGATTCGATTGAACTCTTCTATCCCGACCGCCTGGCCTCAAGAATTCTCGGTAAAGGTGATGTTATCTCTCTGGTCGAAAAAGCTCAACAGCAGATCGACGAAAAAGAAGCTGAGGACCTGGAGAAAAAGCTCCTTACGAACAGATTTGATTTCGACGATTTCCTGAAGCAGATCAAGATGATTAAGAAAATGGGTTCGCTCAAATCATTGCTTGCAATGGTACCCGGTGTTGGTTCTGCCGTTAAAAATGCCGATATCGACGATAAGCAGATCGTGAAAGTCGAATCGATTATTCAGTCGATGACATTAAAGGAAAGGGCTAATCCCAAAATCCTTAACGGAAGCAGAAGAAAAAGAATTGCAAGAGGAAGCGGTAATACTATTCAGGATGTTAACCGTCTTATCAAGCAGTTCGAAGAAATGCAGAGGATGGTTAAAATGCTCAGTTCCAAATCCGGTAAATCCGGTTTGATGAATCTGAAAAATTTTAGAAATAATTAA
- a CDS encoding M23 family metallopeptidase, whose protein sequence is MKWFKWDFLKKTSFYITPNYPDAATKSYKFSLRKTVAYLSIYTLVAWLILIFILSVTPLKDFIFVLDNQELKLQREKIVELQSKVEFLTSQLQSIASTNEKMKYALRLAGKDSIAADDPLYDTLKTRINKKLQIGGNIFSVVKDLFSQLFQSDTNLIFLEPVSGIVIQNFNAEAGHLGIDFGVPTGSPVFASAGGLVIFSDYTYEDGFMIIISHDKNYITVYKHCSTLIKKTRDFVRQGELIALSGNSGKNTTGPHLHFEMWRKGKPVNPAELIF, encoded by the coding sequence ATGAAATGGTTTAAATGGGATTTTCTTAAGAAGACGTCCTTTTATATTACTCCTAATTATCCTGATGCTGCTACTAAAAGCTATAAATTCAGTCTGCGCAAGACTGTAGCTTATTTATCAATATATACTCTTGTTGCCTGGCTTATTTTGATCTTCATACTGTCAGTTACTCCTCTAAAGGATTTTATTTTTGTACTCGATAACCAGGAATTAAAACTCCAGAGGGAGAAAATTGTTGAGCTTCAGTCCAAAGTTGAGTTCCTAACCTCTCAATTGCAATCAATTGCAAGCACAAACGAGAAAATGAAATATGCTCTCCGGCTTGCCGGAAAAGATTCAATTGCTGCCGATGATCCCCTTTACGATACACTGAAAACAAGAATAAATAAAAAACTTCAGATCGGCGGAAATATTTTTTCGGTTGTTAAAGATCTTTTTAGCCAGCTCTTTCAATCGGACACCAATCTTATATTCCTTGAGCCCGTTAGCGGTATTGTAATTCAGAATTTTAATGCGGAAGCCGGACACCTCGGTATCGACTTTGGTGTCCCAACCGGGTCGCCGGTATTCGCGTCTGCCGGTGGACTGGTTATTTTTTCGGACTATACATACGAAGACGGTTTTATGATAATAATCAGTCATGATAAAAATTATATTACTGTTTATAAGCATTGTTCAACCTTGATAAAAAAAACGAGGGATTTTGTTCGGCAGGGCGAACTAATTGCGCTCAGCGGAAATTCAGGTAAAAACACTACCGGGCCGCACCTTCATTTTGAAATGTGGCGGAAAGGAAAACCGGTTAATCCGGCAGAACTAATTTTTTAA
- the atpF gene encoding F0F1 ATP synthase subunit B translates to MTSANLLMLALASGGESGGPLDVNPGVILWTVVTFIFLLLILKKIAWKPILNSLRDRENFIKESLEKAETAKKDAEKLIADNKQSMLKAEEEAKKIVDQSREFAEKLKSQILDESKSQAKKMVENAAAEIERKNAEAFNKLKEQVADIAIQSAEKILRENLDKDKQVKLVKKYLDDLSKN, encoded by the coding sequence ATGACTTCAGCTAATTTATTAATGCTGGCTCTTGCCTCGGGCGGCGAAAGCGGCGGTCCACTGGATGTTAATCCGGGCGTGATATTATGGACCGTGGTTACTTTCATCTTTTTGCTCCTTATACTAAAAAAGATTGCATGGAAACCGATCCTTAATTCGCTGCGGGATAGAGAAAACTTTATTAAAGAATCTCTCGAAAAAGCTGAAACTGCTAAAAAAGATGCCGAGAAGCTGATTGCCGATAATAAGCAGAGCATGTTGAAAGCCGAAGAGGAAGCTAAAAAAATCGTTGACCAGAGCAGGGAATTCGCCGAAAAACTGAAATCCCAGATCCTCGACGAAAGCAAATCCCAGGCTAAGAAAATGGTTGAGAATGCTGCGGCCGAAATTGAACGGAAAAATGCGGAAGCTTTTAATAAACTGAAAGAACAGGTGGCCGATATTGCTATTCAATCGGCTGAAAAAATACTTAGGGAAAATCTTGATAAGGATAAACAGGTTAAATTAGTTAAAAAATATCTGGACGATCTTTCCAAAAACTGA
- a CDS encoding AtpZ/AtpI family protein, whose product MTERKDYTSRFSESYRKVGPYLGLGTQLAATMILMFFLGRWLDEQFNTEPVLMIIFSLFGGFAGIYNFIKTTLDLNKKKIDKKS is encoded by the coding sequence GTGACGGAAAGGAAAGATTATACTTCCAGGTTTTCCGAGAGTTACAGGAAAGTTGGACCTTACCTGGGTCTGGGGACTCAATTAGCCGCAACAATGATACTTATGTTTTTTCTTGGCCGGTGGCTCGATGAACAATTCAATACAGAGCCGGTATTAATGATTATCTTTTCTTTGTTCGGAGGTTTCGCCGGAATTTATAACTTCATTAAAACAACATTAGACCTTAACAAAAAGAAAATTGATAAAAAAAGCTAA
- the atpE gene encoding ATP synthase F0 subunit C — protein sequence MEYAYLAAGFSAALTVIGGAFGIGKLASAAMEASGRQPEAAGEIRTSMIIAAALIEGISLFALVICILLALK from the coding sequence ATGGAATACGCATATTTAGCAGCCGGTTTTAGCGCAGCATTGACCGTTATCGGCGGTGCTTTCGGTATCGGTAAATTAGCAAGCGCAGCTATGGAAGCCAGCGGCCGTCAGCCCGAAGCTGCCGGTGAAATCAGAACATCTATGATTATTGCTGCAGCTCTTATAGAAGGTATTTCGTTATTTGCTTTGGTTATCTGTATCCTTCTGGCTTTAAAGTAA
- the trmD gene encoding tRNA (guanosine(37)-N1)-methyltransferase TrmD — protein sequence MTMRIDLISAVPDSLISPLNTSILKRAQERNKVQIIVHNLRDYAYDKHRQIDDKPFGGGPGMLLKPEPFFECIEKLMADRKYDHVIYPSPGGKFYDQKMANRFSLAENILIIAGHYKGIDDRVRQIFATEEVSIGRYVLTGGEIAALVIIDSVVRLLPGVLNDSESALNDSLMDGDVIEAPYYTRPAEYKDLKVPEVLLSGHEKKVKDWKDEQSKVLTEKWKKINNLE from the coding sequence ATGACGATGAGAATTGATCTTATTTCCGCCGTACCGGATTCTCTGATTAGTCCTCTCAATACCAGTATTCTTAAGAGAGCTCAGGAGAGAAACAAGGTCCAAATTATTGTCCATAATCTGCGTGATTATGCCTACGATAAACACCGTCAGATAGATGATAAACCCTTTGGCGGCGGACCGGGTATGCTCCTTAAACCCGAACCGTTCTTTGAATGTATTGAAAAATTAATGGCCGATAGAAAATACGACCACGTAATCTATCCCTCTCCCGGAGGAAAATTCTACGATCAGAAAATGGCAAACAGATTTTCTCTCGCTGAAAATATTTTGATTATTGCCGGGCATTATAAGGGAATTGACGATAGGGTCCGCCAGATATTTGCGACCGAGGAAGTCTCTATCGGAAGATATGTTTTAACAGGCGGGGAAATTGCTGCACTTGTTATTATCGATTCGGTCGTCCGGCTTCTGCCCGGTGTTCTGAACGACAGCGAATCTGCATTGAACGATTCACTTATGGACGGGGATGTAATTGAAGCCCCATATTATACTCGGCCGGCTGAATACAAAGATTTGAAAGTACCGGAAGTTCTTCTTTCCGGTCACGAAAAAAAAGTAAAAGACTGGAAAGACGAACAGTCAAAAGTTTTAACAGAAAAGTGGAAAAAAATAAATAACCTGGAGTAA
- the rpsP gene encoding 30S ribosomal protein S16: protein MAVKLRLRRMGKKKQPVYKLVAADSRSPRDGKFIESIGLYNPKTDPATVELKEDRALYWLGVGAQPTGTVKNILSDQGIILKNDLKKKGLSDEQISLKLDEWKKLKEAALAEKMKKRADKAKSKKASADKDEEKSGNAAEAKGTASE from the coding sequence TTGGCAGTTAAGTTAAGACTGAGAAGAATGGGAAAGAAAAAACAGCCTGTTTACAAACTTGTTGCGGCTGATTCACGTTCACCAAGAGACGGTAAATTTATCGAATCGATCGGATTGTATAATCCTAAAACTGATCCGGCTACTGTTGAATTAAAAGAAGATCGTGCTCTTTACTGGCTCGGTGTTGGCGCTCAGCCTACCGGTACGGTTAAAAATATTTTGTCTGATCAGGGTATTATTCTTAAAAATGATCTGAAGAAAAAAGGTCTGTCTGATGAACAGATCTCTCTTAAACTTGATGAGTGGAAAAAATTGAAAGAAGCTGCGCTCGCTGAAAAAATGAAAAAGCGTGCTGACAAAGCTAAATCTAAAAAAGCATCCGCTGATAAAGATGAAGAAAAGTCTGGTAATGCAGCGGAAGCAAAGGGTACTGCTTCCGAATAA
- a CDS encoding KH domain-containing protein gives MKEFIEFIAKHLVDNPDGVTLEEVAPDEKTIELTLKVGAEDVGKVIGKQGKTAQAMRTLLTAIAAKDGKRAILKILD, from the coding sequence ATGAAGGAATTTATTGAATTTATAGCAAAACATCTTGTCGATAACCCCGACGGCGTTACGCTCGAAGAAGTTGCTCCCGATGAAAAAACCATCGAGCTTACTCTTAAAGTCGGCGCTGAAGATGTAGGCAAAGTCATTGGCAAACAGGGTAAAACCGCTCAGGCTATGAGGACATTGCTGACTGCTATTGCAGCTAAAGACGGAAAACGGGCTATTTTAAAAATATTAGATTAA
- the atpH gene encoding ATP synthase F1 subunit delta yields the protein MSIYRISYRYANSFFQLAEEKKLLKKYGEDIELIFNTLSQSKELRSVLRNPVIKQKDKKNLLSKIFGSKIRKETSEFLDFIVGKSREDIMMEIMKEFLNLRDDKEGIVRTGITSSVDLTDSVKKDLVSKLEKRTGKKVKPEYYVDKNLIGGFIVNINDTMLDASVKHQLDLLRKKFSEEISI from the coding sequence ATGAGCATTTACAGAATTTCATACCGTTATGCCAATTCATTCTTTCAGCTCGCTGAAGAAAAGAAACTGTTGAAAAAATATGGCGAAGATATTGAGCTTATCTTCAATACTCTTAGTCAATCCAAAGAATTGAGATCTGTTCTTCGTAATCCGGTTATTAAACAGAAGGATAAAAAGAACCTGCTTTCAAAAATTTTCGGTTCCAAAATCCGTAAGGAGACTTCTGAATTCCTCGATTTTATTGTGGGTAAAAGCAGGGAGGATATCATGATGGAAATTATGAAGGAATTTCTGAACCTGCGTGATGACAAGGAAGGTATTGTTAGAACCGGAATTACTTCCTCGGTTGATTTAACCGATTCTGTTAAGAAAGATCTCGTTTCAAAACTCGAAAAAAGAACGGGTAAAAAAGTAAAACCCGAATATTATGTTGATAAAAATTTAATCGGCGGTTTTATCGTTAATATTAATGATACTATGCTCGATGCATCGGTAAAACACCAGCTCGATTTATTAAGAAAAAAATTCTCGGAAGAGATTAGTATCTAG
- the atpA gene encoding F0F1 ATP synthase subunit alpha produces the protein MAEIRPDEVSAILRKQLAGFDNEVDIYEVGTVLQVGDGIARVYGLSNVMASELVEFPNNVTGMVLNLEEDNVGCVLFGESSLIKEGDTVKRTNRVASFPVGDKLLGRVVNPLGEPVDGKGTIQFDKYMPIERKALGVIARQPVKEPVQTGITAIDAMIPIGRGQRELIIGDRQTGKTAIAIDAIINQKYTHTEEAKKFGIKPVYCVYVAIGQKNSTIAQVVAKLEEQGAMAYTTIVAAPASSPAPLQYIAPYSGATLGEHFRDSGRHSLVIYDDLSKQAAAYRELSLLLRRPPGREAYPGDVFYLHSRLLERASKLSEDLGGGSLTALPIIETQQGDVSAYIPTNVISITDGQIYLEPNLFNAGVRPAINVGISVSRVGGNAQIKAMKKVAGSLKIDLAQYRELEAFAKFGSDLDKATQKILAKGARLVELLKQGQYTPIPVEKQVVSVYIGTNNFLDSVDVKDVKRFEKEFHEFADLKYPAIYENIRSAKELKDDTVQLLKKAVEEFIEKFNKG, from the coding sequence ATGGCTGAAATTAGACCTGACGAAGTCTCTGCTATTCTTAGAAAACAACTTGCCGGTTTTGATAATGAAGTCGATATCTATGAAGTCGGTACGGTTCTGCAGGTTGGCGACGGAATTGCCCGCGTCTACGGTTTGTCCAATGTTATGGCTAGCGAACTGGTTGAGTTCCCCAATAACGTTACCGGTATGGTTCTTAATCTTGAAGAAGACAATGTCGGATGCGTTCTGTTCGGTGAATCAAGCCTGATTAAAGAAGGAGATACCGTTAAGAGAACCAACCGTGTTGCATCTTTCCCTGTTGGCGATAAGCTCCTCGGTAGAGTTGTTAATCCGCTCGGTGAACCCGTAGACGGCAAAGGCACCATACAGTTCGATAAGTATATGCCGATCGAACGGAAAGCCCTCGGCGTTATTGCCCGGCAGCCCGTTAAAGAACCGGTTCAAACCGGTATTACGGCTATCGACGCGATGATACCCATCGGCAGAGGGCAGCGCGAACTTATTATCGGTGATCGTCAGACCGGTAAAACAGCCATTGCTATTGATGCTATTATTAATCAGAAGTATACTCATACTGAAGAAGCAAAGAAGTTCGGTATCAAACCGGTCTATTGTGTTTATGTTGCTATCGGTCAGAAGAATTCAACCATCGCACAGGTGGTAGCTAAACTTGAAGAGCAGGGAGCTATGGCCTATACTACTATTGTTGCTGCACCGGCTTCTTCTCCTGCGCCTCTTCAGTATATCGCTCCTTATTCAGGTGCGACTTTAGGCGAACATTTCCGCGATTCTGGAAGACATTCGCTTGTAATTTACGACGACCTTTCAAAACAGGCGGCCGCATACCGCGAGCTTTCGCTCCTCTTAAGAAGACCTCCCGGACGCGAAGCATATCCCGGCGATGTTTTCTATCTCCATTCTCGTCTTCTCGAACGTGCATCAAAGCTTAGCGAGGATCTCGGCGGCGGCAGCTTAACAGCCCTTCCGATAATTGAAACTCAGCAGGGTGACGTTTCCGCTTATATCCCTACAAACGTTATTTCTATTACAGACGGCCAGATTTATCTCGAGCCAAACTTGTTTAACGCAGGTGTTCGGCCCGCTATTAACGTTGGTATCTCCGTATCCCGTGTAGGCGGTAATGCACAGATCAAAGCTATGAAAAAGGTTGCCGGCTCTCTTAAGATCGATCTCGCTCAGTACCGTGAACTAGAAGCTTTCGCTAAATTCGGATCCGATCTTGATAAGGCTACTCAGAAAATTCTTGCAAAGGGTGCCCGGCTTGTTGAACTTTTAAAACAGGGTCAGTACACTCCTATTCCTGTTGAGAAACAGGTCGTTAGTGTTTACATCGGTACCAACAACTTTCTCGACTCTGTTGATGTTAAGGATGTAAAAAGATTTGAAAAAGAATTTCATGAATTCGCTGACTTGAAATACCCGGCAATTTATGAGAATATTAGATCTGCAAAAGAATTAAAGGATGATACCGTTCAGCTGCTTAAAAAAGCAGTGGAAGAGTTCATCGAAAAATTTAACAAAGGATAA
- the atpG gene encoding ATP synthase F1 subunit gamma, which produces MATLRDIKRRIKGVKNTQQITKAMKMVAAAKLRRAQENIINSRPYSRKISEVLGHLLKIEKNINNPLITERKTEKVALIVITSDRGLCGSFNMNVIRNAEDFLKNELDELNRNGKVLLYCLGKKGNDHFTRRNYNVSGSYPGIFSHLKFEFASGLVRELTHKYLSGEIDKVLVVYNEFKSVIQQKTVIEQFLPIKPFEDTSVESSYSEYIYEPDKPGIINSMLPKHLNSQMWRYLLESYAAELGARMTAMDMATENAKELIRSLNLTYNKERQASITREIIEIVSGANALKGS; this is translated from the coding sequence ATGGCTACACTTCGCGACATAAAGAGAAGAATTAAAGGTGTGAAGAACACGCAGCAGATTACTAAGGCAATGAAAATGGTTGCCGCTGCAAAACTGCGCCGTGCTCAGGAAAACATTATTAATTCCCGACCCTATTCCAGAAAAATCTCCGAAGTCTTAGGCCATCTTCTGAAAATTGAAAAAAATATTAACAACCCTTTGATAACCGAGCGTAAAACTGAAAAAGTTGCTCTGATTGTTATTACTTCCGACAGAGGTTTATGCGGCAGCTTCAATATGAATGTTATCAGAAATGCTGAAGATTTTTTGAAAAATGAACTTGATGAGCTGAACAGAAACGGAAAGGTCTTACTCTACTGCCTCGGTAAAAAAGGGAACGACCACTTCACCCGCAGAAATTATAATGTTTCCGGTTCATACCCGGGAATATTCTCACACTTGAAATTTGAATTCGCTTCCGGACTTGTTAGAGAATTAACTCACAAATATTTATCCGGCGAAATTGATAAAGTTTTAGTTGTCTATAACGAATTTAAATCCGTGATTCAGCAGAAAACGGTTATCGAACAGTTTTTACCGATTAAACCTTTTGAAGATACTTCCGTTGAATCAAGTTATTCGGAATATATTTATGAACCGGATAAACCCGGCATTATTAATTCAATGCTTCCAAAACATCTTAATTCACAGATGTGGCGGTACCTGCTCGAATCATATGCTGCTGAACTGGGAGCCCGGATGACTGCTATGGATATGGCAACTGAAAATGCTAAAGAGTTGATTCGTTCATTGAACCTGACTTATAACAAAGAACGTCAGGCTTCTATTACAAGAGAAATTATTGAAATTGTTTCCGGAGCAAATGCCTTAAAGGGAAGTTAA
- the rplS gene encoding 50S ribosomal protein L19, with product MDNLKEIVADQMKSDIPAFKTGDHIRVHVRVIEGDKERIQPYEGDVINIRGAGLNKTFTVRKIASGVGVERIFSYYSPKISKIEIIREGKVRRAKLFYLRELSGKAARIKDKRVK from the coding sequence ATGGATAATCTAAAAGAAATAGTAGCTGATCAGATGAAATCTGATATACCGGCGTTTAAAACCGGCGATCATATTCGTGTTCACGTAAGAGTTATTGAAGGCGATAAAGAAAGAATTCAGCCCTACGAAGGCGATGTGATTAATATTAGAGGTGCCGGTTTAAATAAAACTTTCACCGTTAGAAAAATTGCAAGCGGCGTTGGCGTTGAAAGAATTTTTTCCTATTACTCTCCCAAAATCTCTAAAATTGAAATTATTAGAGAAGGTAAAGTAAGAAGAGCCAAACTCTTCTACTTAAGAGAACTCTCCGGTAAAGCTGCCAGAATCAAGGATAAGAGAGTTAAGTAA
- the atpB gene encoding F0F1 ATP synthase subunit A: MWTTDSTAVADTLQASGAQDTGWIMHHVLDARELDLTPFGIIHLPEIHLFGMDLSITKHVVFMWIAVLLLVLAFIAAKKSYRKSLIPKGVTNLLEVLIIFVRDEIAKPTIGHGFEKFLPYLLTVFFFILTCNFLGLIPYGSTATSNISVTATLATISFMVIQIGGIMKNGFFGYFKGLIPHGIPMWLLPIMFVVEILGLFTKPFALAIRLFANMTAGHIVIMALIGLIFILRTYFVVPVSISFALFIFLLEILVALIQAYIFTMLSSLFIGMAYHQEH; this comes from the coding sequence ATGTGGACAACTGATTCAACTGCAGTAGCTGATACATTACAAGCTTCCGGTGCCCAGGATACCGGCTGGATTATGCACCATGTTCTCGATGCCCGTGAACTGGATCTTACTCCTTTCGGTATTATTCATCTACCTGAAATCCATCTATTTGGTATGGACCTCTCCATTACCAAACACGTTGTATTTATGTGGATTGCCGTACTCCTTCTCGTTTTAGCATTTATTGCGGCCAAAAAATCGTATCGGAAATCCTTGATTCCTAAAGGAGTTACAAATCTACTCGAAGTTCTTATTATATTTGTCAGAGATGAGATAGCAAAACCGACTATCGGGCATGGCTTCGAGAAGTTCCTGCCTTATCTTCTTACGGTCTTCTTCTTTATTCTCACATGTAACTTTTTAGGTCTGATACCTTACGGTTCAACAGCTACAAGTAATATTTCTGTTACTGCGACACTCGCAACAATTTCATTTATGGTAATTCAGATCGGCGGAATAATGAAGAACGGCTTCTTCGGATATTTCAAGGGACTGATTCCCCACGGAATTCCGATGTGGCTTCTACCGATCATGTTTGTTGTGGAAATATTAGGATTGTTTACAAAACCGTTCGCACTGGCTATTCGTCTCTTTGCGAACATGACCGCGGGTCATATAGTTATTATGGCTCTTATAGGATTAATTTTCATACTCAGGACGTATTTCGTGGTACCCGTATCTATATCGTTTGCATTGTTCATATTCCTGCTCGAAATACTGGTAGCACTTATTCAGGCATATATTTTTACAATGCTGTCTTCGCTTTTTATCGGGATGGCATATCATCAAGAGCATTAA